The following are from one region of the Vulpes vulpes isolate BD-2025 chromosome 14, VulVul3, whole genome shotgun sequence genome:
- the LOC112928884 gene encoding olfactory receptor 6C75-like encodes MRNHTKVTEFILLGLTDDPKWQVVLFIFLLVTYMFSVTGNLVIIILTLTDPHMKTPMYFFLRNFSFLEMSFTSVAIPRFLVTIVTGDRTISYNDCLAQVFFFILLGATEFYLLTAMSYDRYVAICKPLHYMTIMSSRVCTLLVFSSWLAGFLIIFPPVILALKLDFCASNIIDHFICDSSPILQLSCTNTHFLELMAFILAVVTLMVTLTLVMLSYIYIIRTILRIPSRSQRKKAFSTCSSHMIVVSLSYGSCIFMYIKPSAKERVSLNKGVAVIITSVTPLLNPFIYTLRNQQVKQAFKNMVHRMVFSSYK; translated from the coding sequence ATGAGAAATCACACAAAGGTAACAGAGTTTATTCTTCTCGGGTTGACTGATGACCCAAAGTGGCAGGTTgtacttttcatatttcttcttgtTACCTACATGTTCAGTGTGACTGGGAACCTGGTCATTATCATCCTCACCCTAACAGATCCCCACATGAAGACTCCAATGTATTTCTTCCTTCGAAACTTCTCATTCCTAGAAATGTCATTCACCTCTGTTGCAATTCCCAGATTCCTTGTCACTATTGTGACGGGAGACAGAACCATTTCCTACAATGACTGTCTGGCTCAggtatttttcttcatcttactGGGGGCGACAGAGTTTTACCTCCTGACTGCCATGTCTTATGACCGCtacgtggccatctgcaaacctcTGCATTACATGACCATCATGAGCAGCAGAGTCTGCACCCTTCTTGTCTTTAGCTCATGGCTTGCAGGATTCCTGATCATCTTTCCACCAGTAATCCTGGCGCTGAAGTTGGATTTCTGTGCCTCCAATATAATTGATCATTTTATCTGTGACTCTTCTCCAATTCTACAGCTTTCTTGCACAAACACTCACTTTCTAGAACTCATGGCATTTATTTTAGCGGTGGTAACACTTATGGTCACCTTAACACTAGTTATGCTCTCCTACATATACATCATCCGCACAATTCTGAGAATTCCTTCCAGGAGTCAAAGGAAAAAAGCCTTTTCCACGTGTTCCTCCCACATGATAGTAGTCTCCCTCTCTTATGGAAGCTGCATCTTCATGTACATTAAGCCTTCTGCAAAGGAAAGGGTGAGTTTAAACAAAGGAGTAGCTGTGATCATTACCTCAGTGACTCCTCTCTTGAATCCTTTCATATATACATTAAGAAACCAGCAGGTGAAGCAAGCCTTCAAGAACATGGTCCACAGAATGgtcttttcttcatataaatga
- the LOC112928962 gene encoding olfactory receptor 9S13-like: RKLNRNSSEVTEFILLGFRTASDIQIISFLFFLLVYMVIVVGNISMIIVIRMDSRLHTPMYFFLRNLSYLDLCYSTVIAPKALATFLSKDKKISYNGRAAQFFSFALCVGTEGFLLAVMAYDRFSAICSPFLYPVRMSQQVCVHLVIGSYICGGINSMVQTGFTFSLRFCVENRLDHFCDVPALIKISCVDRSVNEMVLFILSSLIIVTTSVILVSYAYILSTVLKIPSIHGRGKTSTCSPHITLVSLFYETVFFMYAQPGAISSPEKSKIIAVFYTLIIPMLNPLIYSLRNKEVKNAVKRVLLRKVSFH; this comes from the coding sequence AGAAAGCTGAacaggaattcctcagaagtgaCTGAGTTCATTCTACTGGGCTTCAGAACAGCTTCAGACATACAGATCATCTCATTCTTATTCTTCTTGCTGGTCTACATGGTCATCGTAGTGGGAAATATCAGCATGATAATTGTCATCAGGATGGACTCCAGACTTCATACGCCTATGTATTTCTTCCTTAGAAACTTGTCCTATTTAGATCTCTGCTACTCCACAGTCATTGCTCCTAAAGCTCTGGCTACTTTCTTGTCCAAGGACAAGAAAATTTCATACAATGGCCGTGCAGCAcagttcttttcctttgctctctgTGTTGGGACTGAAGGCTTTCTTCTGGCTGTGATGGCATATGATCGCTTCTCAGCCATTTGCTCGCCATTCCTCTATCCTGTCCGTATGTCTCAACAGGTTTGTGTTCACTTAGTAATTGGCTCCTACATATGTGGAGGCATCAACTCCATGGTCCAGACAGGATTCACCTTCAGCTTGCGTTTCTGTGTAGAAAACCGACTGGACCACTTCTGTGATGTCCCAGCCCTGATCAAGATCTCATGTGTAGACAGGTCTGTGAACGAGATGGTGCTGTTCATTCTCTCCTCCCTCATCATTGTCACTACAAGTGTCATCCTGGTTTCCTATGCTTACATACTCTCCACTGTCCTGAAGATCCCCTCCATCCATGGCAGAGGTAAGACCTCCACTTGTAGCCCTCACATCACTCTGGTGAGTTTGTTCTATGAGACCGTGTTCTTCATGTACGCCCAGCCTGGGGCCATCTCCTCCCCAGAGAAAAGCAAGATTATAGCTGTGTTCTACACTCTTATCATCCCTATGTTGAATCCACTGATTTATAGTCTAAGGAATAAGGAGGTGAAAAATGCTGTGAAAAGGGTATTGTTGAGAAAAGTATCTTTTCATTGA